From Pirellulales bacterium:
GATCAAACAGGGTTATTCTGGTTGACGATCTTGACCTTTTATGCCGCGGCCTGCGTGGCGCTATTATTTGCCCGGGGGGATGCTTGGCGTCCCGCGCGTTTTGCCGCAGTGGCAGTCGCGGGATTAATCTTTGTCAGTTTGGGCTTTTCAGATAGCCTGACCTACATCAAATTTTTTGACATTTTAAACGAATTTGCCCTGCAAAAATACGAAAAAGAGCATCCCCATGTGGTTAATCCACCCGCTCTTCCCGCCGTGGCCGATCAAATCCCCCGGGCGGATGGAACCCCCTCCACCGATCAAGTTCCGGATGTCACAGATGAACAAAAACGCGAGTCGAATAAGCGCATTCCCTGGACGGGACGCAATTTTTATGGCACCCTCAAAATTGAAGAATCCATTCACCCCAATTGGCCCTACTGGAACAATCGCGAATTGCTGCATGGGCGTATTACCCACGGAATACAGTATTACAATGGACTCAACGCCAAAGAGGCAACCACATATTACACGCCCAATAGCGGCGCGGGGTTGTCTATCATTTATTATGACCGCAAAAAAAGCCAGGAAGTGACCCAGTATAATGAGACCCCGGTGGGTGAGCGGGGCGCGCCTCCCCCGCCGCTGCGGGTGGGTGCCGTGGGGTTGGGGACGGGAACCTTGGCCGCATACGCCCTGCAGGATAACCCCTCGCCGCAACCGGCGTCCGGGCCAGATGCCGCCAATGATAAGACCTCTCCCCCCGCGACTCCGCTCGAAGTATTAAAAAAGCATTTCACCTTTTATGAAATCAACCAGTTGGTGGTGGATCTGTCGGAGATCCCCATCGCCCTGCTAAATCCCGGCGATGAAACATCCGCTTTTCGCGATGATCCTTATTTTACATTTGTAAAAAATGCCCGGCGGACCGGGGCGAATATCGAAATGGTGATGGGGGATGCCCGATTATCCCTCAAGCGGGAGGCCAAGGAAGGCAAACTGCGGCAGTTTGACGTGTTGTTGGTGGATGCCTTTAGCGGGGATTCCATACCCACCCACTTGCTCACTAGCGAGGCCCTGGCGATCTATCTCCAGCATTTACATCCCGACGGGGCCTTGGCCATTCATATTTCCAATCGATATTTGGATTTAGAGCCAGTCTGCAAGGCGTTGGCCGAGGAAGCGGGAATGTCGGCGGTCAAAGTGGATGTTACTAGCAGCGGTGGATTTCAAATTGCTTCCAATTGGGTGGTGTTAAGCAAAAACAACGATTTAATTGATACGTTGTTACAGGCCGGCTCCCATGTCAGTCCCCTGGATAAAGAAAAAATACCCGTCCGCTGGACGGATGACTTTACCAGTGTCCTGGATGTGCTGACCAAGTAGCACCCCGTCCCTCTCCCTTCGTTTACCCCACCCAAGTTTCCCGGATGACATGTCAATTTTAGAAAAATTAGCCGCAATGGGCCTTTCCCTCCCCCCCGCCACGCCCGCCAAGGGGGTCTATCAATCCGTCGTCCAGGTGGGAAATCTGCTGTACACCAGCGGACATTTGCCTGTTCAGGGGGACGGGACGCTAGTGACAGGGCGGTTGGGCGCTGATTTGACGGTGGAGCAAGGGGTCGCCGCGGCAAAATTGACCGGTTTAGCCCTCCTCACCAGTTTGCAAGTCCACCTGGGCGATTTGAATCGCGTGCGCCGGATTGTCAAAACCCTGGGGTTGGTCAATTGCACGCCGGAATTTACGCAACATCCAGCCGTGATTAACGGTTGTAGCGAATTACTGCGGGATTTGTGGGGTCCAGACGGGGGCGTGGGAGCCCGCAGCGCGTTTGGGGTGGCGGCCTTGCCGCTCAATTGCGCGGTGGAGATTGAATTGATTGTCGAAGCCGCCGATTAGCGATTATTTTGTCGATTCGAGATAAATTTGCCCCGGTTGCAATATTTTCGTCCGGGCGCAAATTGTCGCAAGCGCGGGAAACGGCTAAACTGCCATTAGGAAAGCCGTACCCTGCGGCGTCCCTCGACTTTGTTCGATGTTTTATATCTTCCGGAAAATTCCATGACCGTAGCGACCGAAGTCAAACCGCGCACCGTTGCCCAACTCTCCCTGGGGGGCAAAGTCATCGAACTCCCCACGTTGGTCGGGACCGAAGACGAACCCGCCGTCGACATTTCCAAATTGCGGGCCCAAACCGGTTATGTGACCCTGGACGAGGGGTACGTCAACACCGGCGCGACGACCAGCGCGATCACGTATCTGGATGGGGAATCGGGGGTGCTGCGGTACCGCGGTTACCCCATCGAGGTCCTCGCCGAAAAATGCGACTTTGTGGAAGTGAGTTATTTGTTGATCTACGGGGAACTTCCCACCTCGGAGCAATTGACTAAATTTAAAAAAGCATTGCAGCGGCATACCATGCTGCACGAGGACATGCGGTCGTTTTATAACGGCTTTCCCCGCGACGCGCATCCCATGGCGATTTTGGGATCGGTGGTGGGAGCGCTGGCGACGTTTTATCAGGATTCGCTCGACCCGCATATTCCCGAACAGGTGGAAGTCTCGGTTCATCGGTTAATGGCCAAACTGCCGACCATCGCGGCCTATAGTTATAAAAAGTCGATCGGCCAGCCTTTTATCTATCCGCAAAATGACAAGTCCTACTGCGAAAACTTTTTGCAGATGATGTTTGCCGTTCCCAGCGAGCCTTATCAGGTCGACCCCGATTTTATCGAGGCTCTGAATCTGCTCTTAATCGTGCACGCCGACCACGAGCAAAACTGCAGCACCTCCACCGTGCGGATGGTTGGTTCCAGCGACGCCAACTTGTTCGCGTCGATCTCGGCCGGCATTTGCGCGTTATGGGGTCCGCTGCATGGCGGGGCTAACCAGGCCTGCGTGGAAATGCTGGAAATGATCCGCGCCGATCATGGCAACGTCAAAAAATATGTTGACCTGGCCAAGAAAAAAGAGACTGGCTTTCGGCTGATGGGTTTTGGGCATCGCGTCTATAAAAATTACGACCCCCGCGCGACCATTATCAAACGGATGTGTGACCGATTGCTCAAAAAGTTGCACATCCACGATCCCATTTTTGATATCGCCCAGGAACTGGAAGGGGTGGCTCTCTCCGATCCGTACTTTATCGAGCGCAAGCTTTACCCGAATGTCGATTTTTACTCCGGGGTAATCTATCGGGCGATGGGAATTCCGGTGCAAATGTTTACCGTGCTGTTTGCGATGGGACGGTTGCCAGGTTGGATCGCGCATTGGATTGAGATGCAAAATTCCCCCAGCAAAAAAATCTGCCGGCCCCGACAAATTTATATCGGCCCCGTGCAACGCGATTTTGTCCCGTTGGCGGAGCGAACATAGGGTAATGTACCACGCGATTCACGTGGAAAAAACAGGTCAGCCGCGATGTGAAAGATGAAGCTTAACAGGACTAATTTCAATCCCAATCAAATACTGCATAACTGGCATGCAGAAACCGTTATATACGGCATTTTCAGTTGATATCGTTAGTCGTGATTAGTTGAAAACGGTATAATTCCTTTGTATTCCAAAAGCTCATGTGAAAGTGGAGGTCTTTCGTGGCAGTAGGCTTAGAAAAACTTAAAGTTAAACCGTTTACACAAGATCGTATTCCTAACGATTATCCAGGTGGCAAACTTCCTTGGCAAACTTATCACACTGTCAGAAACGCTCTCGTTCAGACATGCCGCAGGTTTGGGCCGACTGGCTCGTTGGGAGTTGTAAAAATAGCATGGGATGTAAAGGATGTGTATTTGATGGCAATGCAGGACAAAAATTTTTGGGAGCATGGCGACAAAAACCCAATGTATTATCTCCTCGAAGATCAATACAATAATGAGCAGTATTGTTACATCGAATTATACGGTGACAATCCGTTCAATGCCGACTGGCTCATTGCCATCACGGAAACTTTACGCGAGTTTGATGGCTGGGGTTTGGGTGTGAACAACATCCCGGACAGCTATGTCCTGATCTATGGCAAGGGCCTGATGGTAAAAGGGAACTTGGCTAAATGCAAATCGGCCCACCAAGTTGTGGAGCGCGCAAGCTATCTGCTCAAGCGAGGAGATAAAAAGTGGTGGCAATTTTGGCGGTAAGGCAAGTGTCCAATTTCGTTGTCATGCCAACCTAACGTAATACCCCCATCTTGCTCCATGGCTGAGTGGAAAACTAAACTTGCATAGAATAATCATTTCGGAGTGATTTAACACCCTTTAAAACTCCACTTGGTCGCACAATTCCACAATAACAGCCGCCAATTCTTTGGCCGGACCCAGGTGATCCGCCAAATACCAATGTTTTTGTGGATAATTGCGAGCATACTCCGCCACCGATGCGGCAATTTCCGTCATGAGTAGCCCCTGGAACAATAAATGCGGTTGCACCAGAATAACGCGTGCGAGGGATTGTGCGGCCATTTCCAGACCCGCCCACAGTTGGGGCCGCTGCACGGCCAAAAAGCACGTCAGGAGGCGACCCACACCGCTCTCGCTGGCCCGCCGCGCGGCAAATTCGCGCATGGTCGCCGTGGCGGCGGGGTCTTTAGCACCTCGGCCGATCATGAGCAAAAAACGCTCTCCAACCTGGCTAGATTGCCGCCAGGAGTTCTCCTTTGCCGATAATTCCGTGGTGATGCTGCCAATCTGAACCGCATCAACTAACCGTGTGGCGGAAAGTGCCAATATACTCGGATGCAGGCCCAGGGGGGGAATTTGCCGCGCTGTGACGTCGGGAAACTCCCGCAACGCGGCCGTTAGGGCCGTGGGAATGTCTGCTTTGGCATGGCCTGCGGCAAACAACAACAAGGGAGCGGCCAAGATTTGCCGGACTCCCCGTTCCACTAACAGCTGAATTCCGGCGGGAATGTCCGGTTTGGCCAGCTCCAACCAGCAATGTGCGCAGGGAATATCCGGACGGGTTTGCTGGACTAAACGCGCCAATTGCTCAAATTCGGCCAAGCCCGCCGGGTCGCGGGTCCCATGGCCGATCAGTAAGATGCCCTGTTGATGAGGCGCGGGTGGGGATGCGGCGGTTATGGTCATGGGGGCGGAAGAGGGAATACTTAGCGGGCGCGCGGGCCCTAAACTGGCGGGGAAAAACAAAAGCATGCTAGGAGCCGCCCGCGGTTTATTCTACAATAGCGCAGGCGCGTGGGGAGCGGGATGGAACTAACTTAGAAAATTATGGCCGTAGTGGGAGCCGACTGTCGTGGCCACCGATGATATTCTGCAAACCTTTGTCGCGGGAGAATTCGCCTACTTGACGTTTGCGAACGGGGCCCAATCGGGATCGCGGCATTTGCTGGATCCGGCGCTGGAAAACAGCGTGGGCCGGGGGATGGACTGCCATGTCATGCTCAACGACCCGCTTAGTTCCCGCGTCCACGCGCTGATCAAAAAAGTGGATGGACAATGGAAGGTATTTGACCAGCAAAGCCGCAACGGGACGTATCTTAACGGTCAAAAAATTGACACCGCCGCGCTCAATCCCGGGCAGACCCTGCGCATTGGCAATGTGGAACTGCTGTTTGAGATCGCGCCTGAGCCGCTGACGGTTTTGGATTCCCAAGAGCCGGAATACCAACACACCATCGTAAAGGACCTGCCGCTGGCGGGTCTGGCGACCGAAAATAGCGCCCTCCCCAGCGAAACCGTGCAAATGGCGCTAGCGGGTTTGCGCGACATTCATCAGGCGCAACAACTGCTGCTACTTTATCAGCTTAGCATTAAACTGCTGGGCTGCGACCAGCCGGACGAGGTGATTCGCGTCAGCCTGGATCTCTTGCGCGACCAAACCCGCGCCAGCTATGTGGCGTTTTTGTGGTTGGATGACGAGGGGCGGCTCAAGCCCAAATTGATGCTGCCCGAGGGAAATCCCACCCAGCTCAAACTGTCGGAGTCGCTCTCGGAATTGATTAGCAAGCAAGGGCACGCGGTCTGGATCAATAAGCAGCAAGCCCCAAAAAGCGCGCGGCACTTGGCGCACTTTGCCGACGCCCTGTGCGTGCCATTGGTCAGCTTTCGCACGGTGGTGGGGGCGATCCAGGCCTACATGGACCGGGGGCGATTTCAGCAGCATGATTTTGATTTTTGCATTTCCCTTTCAAATATCGCGGCGGTCGCGTTGGTGCGGGCGCGGCAGCAATCCACGCTGGCCAACGACTATCGCCGGATCATTGCCAAAAACGCCGGCGTGGACGAACTGATAGGCAATAGTCCCCGCATACGGGAAATGAAGGAACGCATCGCCCGACTCAGCCGCGCCAGCGGCTGCGTGCTGATCCGCGGCGAAAGCGGCGCGGGGAAGGAGCTTGTCGCGCGGGCGATACACCGCGTCAGTCCCCGCGCGGACCGGCCCATGTTGTCGGTCAATTGCGCGGCGATTCCCGCCGAGCTAATGGAAAGCCAGCTATTTGGGCACAAGGCGGGGGCCTTTACCGGGGCGGACCGTGACCATCCGGGATATTTTCAACAAGCGGACTCCGGCACGCTCTTTTTGGACGAGGTCGGCGAACTGACGCTCGAGGGACAGGCCAAGCTCTTGCGAATCCTCGAAGGGCACCCGTTTTTGCCCGTCGGCGGAAATAAACAAGTCACCGTCGATGTGCGCGTGATCGCGGCGACCAATCGCGACTTACAAACTTATGTCCGCGAGAAAAAATTTCGCGAGGATTTGTTTTATCGCCTCAGCGTGTTTGAGGTGATCATCCCCCCCCTGCGCGAGCGTGGTTCGGATCTCGAACTGCTGCTGGATCATTTTTTGCAACACTTTAAACAGCAGCACGGACGGCCCGGATTGACCCTCTCCCAAGCAGCTCGCAATAAACTCTTGCATTACCATTGGCCGGGCAATGTCCGCCAGCTACGCAACGTCATCGATAGCGCGGTTGTTCTGGCGGGAGGCCCCTTTATTGAGGTGGACGATCTGGGGTTGCGGGATAGCGGCGCGGAGGTGGAACTGGAAACCCTGCGACTGGATTACTGGGAAAAAAAACTGATCAGCGAAGCGGTGAAACGCTCTGCGGGAAGCGTCCACGAAGCGGCCAAGTTGTTGGGCGTTAGCCGGGCCACACTGTATCGCAAACTGGATGAATACGGCATCGACCGGGGCAAACTGCCAGCGGAGATGTAGCGGCGACCTTTCCCCGGGTTTCATCCAGGCCTATCCACAGCAGAATCTGTTTTTTTACCATGTATTTGTCCTGACGCTGTCGTTCTAGCTTTCCTAGACTGGCTTTTCACAGACTACAGGTCTAAAATACGGCTGAGCCCATTGGCTGTATTGCGACTGCCAACTGCCAGGAATGTTACACTTAATTTTTATCGAGGCCCAACAATGCCGCGTCCACTTCATTTCCAGATTTTATTTGCCATCTTGTGCATTTTTACCTGTGCGCCACTGACCGCCGAGGATCAGCCCGCCCCCGAAAAAAAAGGGGAAACCATCGCTCTGGCGGATGGGCAGTTGGCCCTGGTCGCGCCGGCTGACTGGGTCCGCAAAAAACCCAAAAGCAACATCATCGAGCATGAATTTGCCCAACCCGCCGCCGAAGGGGAGACGATTGATGGGCGGATCACCATCATGGGAGCCGGAGGCGAAGTCCAGGCCAATATCGACCGCTGGATTAATCAATTTCAACAGCCCGATGGTTCCGCAACCAAGGAAAAAGCCAAGGTAGAGAAAAAAACCATTGCCGAGATGGAAGTGCACGTGGTCGACATTTCCGGCACTTATATGGATTCCCCCGCAGGACCATTTGCCGGTGGTAAAACCGTGCCGCGCGAGGACTACCGCATGTTGGGCGCGATCATTATCGCTCCCAAATTGGGCAATTACTTTATCAAATTTTACGGTCCCGCAAAAACCGTCGCCGCCGGCGAACCGGGCTTTGCCAAAATGCTCGAAACCCTCAAGGTTGTAGGCAATTAAGGATATCTTAGCGGGCGCGGCGTCCCCGGGCATATTGATGCACGCCCCGGAACGGCGGGGATATCCGGTGCAAGATAACGGGGGCCAGTCGGTCATGCACAACCACCGCCTGGCCGCCGGGCGTAATCACGCTTGTTTGCTCGGCTTTGGCGTTATCCCCCTGTAGATTCGCCAAGAATAATCCCAACCCCAAAATCATTCCGCCAATCAGCCCGCGCATGGGTGTCTTCCTGTTAGAGTAACGATCAACAAGCGTTAAGAATCGGCCGCGCTGTTAATAAAACCTTATCCGCGCCGGGTCCACCGGGCAAATTTGCCAAACCCTCCAGGCCAGTTTATTTGCCTGCCAGGGTCAAACTATAACGGTTGTTACGGCTGTAATTTCCGTGGACATGCCTAACAGGCAACTTCATCGTAGCGGGGCTTCTTCCTTTGCTAAATGGCCCGCGTGTCAGTGCGCGGGGCCACGGAGCCTTTTGGCCGCCACAGGCTATTTTCGTCGGTCGGGGGATTGGAGATCACATAGGCAAAGATCCCCCCCAAAATTGCAATCAACAGCAGCAATAAGAGCGAAACGATCAGCACCGTCTGGGAATTATCACGGCGGCGGTATACCACCGGAGAGCCTCCCCCCGTCCTACCGCCGGCATCAAAATCCAACGGATGGGCCTGCGGCTGCCCTGTGATGACGGGCGCGGCTGGGGTTCCGACGGCGTACGGAGCGGGCGCGGCGGGCTGGCTGATCGCGGCGGGGGGGAATCGCGTCGCTAATTGCGGAAAGACCCGCGGAGCCGCCTGCCATTCGTTCCAGCCTTCGCGCCATAATAAGGCATCGGGCGGAATACGCCCCTCTTGCAGCCATTTTACCAATAACGTCCCTAGGGCCGGCCCAAACTGCTGGCCTGTGGCGTGCCGCACATACCATTGGGCCTGCGGATTTTCCGCCAGGGGGTCATGCACAATGGCGGGCATGGCAGGAACGGCCGTTTGCGGTATTTCCTGGCTAGGGTGGGGAGCCAGGGAAACTTGGGGTTGTGCGGGAGTGGTGGCAGCCGGATTTTGGGCCACCAGGGCCGGATCAGAATCCGCGGCTAAAAACTCCGCCGTGCTTTGGGCGGGGATTTCGATTTTTTCCTGGCAGGTGGGGCAAAGTCCGCGCTTGCCCGCCATCCAACTTTTGACGTGGATTTTGTGGCCTTGGGGACAGCGAAAGCGAATACCCATGATTTTACCGTATAAAAAAGCAGGTATTAGCTAGACTAATTGGCGGCGGACAGAGAGGGGGCAGTTTTAGCCCGGAGACCTTTCAAAAGTCAGTATTTCCGGGTCGGGTTTTGCCGAATTTACTAATTTTACGCCAGTCGCTGGACCAGAGCTAGGTGGACCGACTGTCGGGGGTCAAAGCCACCTGGGCCAGCTTATGAAGATACGTGGTTGGCCATGGCGCGGGTTTTTTCCATGATCACGCTATTGCCCGTCGGGCTGTATTCCACACGGTTCATGAAACTTTTCATTAATAAAATTCCCCGGCCGCTGGGGACTTCCAGGTTTTCATCAGCCGTGCAGTCCGGAACGGCGGCGGGATCAAACCCGCAGCCCTGATCGATAATTTTTATCCACAGCCGATGGGCGTTAAGCTGGCAATGGATTTCCACGGTTTTGTCGGGGTCCAGTCGATTGCCATGTTTAATCGCGTTGACCACGGCTTCTTCCACTGACAAATGAATGCCAAAGATGTCCGGCTCGGGCCAGTGGTAAGCGTGCAAATGGTCGAGTAAATCAGTTAAAAATTGCTTGCCGGCTCCCCGTTGGCTGGGAATGACCAGGTCGGTCGTCCAAGTATGGGTGGAATCCGCCGCCATGATGCCAATCTCTGCGTGAAGCGTGTGGGGACCAAGTCAAAAAAAATATCGGCAGGTATTCGTTTTAAGCGGCTGAACCAGCCACCCAAATCAAGCAAACATAATGAATAGGCGAGAGTCGTTGGGCGGCGGCTACTTGCCCGCCTTCATGGCGGTGACGGCCTCGGCTTCGTCATCCTTGATGTCGAACAGCTTGTTAAGCTTGGTAATGGCAAAGACTTCCAGGATTTCAGTGCGAATGTTGCTCAGCTTGATCTTGCCGGAATTTGCCTTGATTTTCCGTTCCAGCGTGATCAATTTGCCCAGGGCGGCGGAGGATAGAAACTCCACATTGAAAAAGTTCAAAACCAACTTGGTCTTTTTTTCTTGTTCCACCAGATGAAATAATTCCTGGCCTAATTCTTGGATATTTAATTCGTCCAAAATTTTGCGGTCCAAAAAACGGACCACGGTGACTTCTTCATGCGGATGCACGGTGATATGCCGGTACGCTGCCATCGATCACAAACTCCTGAAAAGAATAAAGCGTAAACCGTCAATCGGCACGCAAATTCCCATCTTAAACGTTGAATAGCGGGTGTCAAGTTTAGTCGGCCGCCCGGAAGACTACCGACGGACGGTTAAACCCCGCTGTTGGTTGTAAAACTACAATATCCCGCGCGGAGGGTAATTTTGGCAACCTGAAATTAGGGGAAATACCGGGATTCAGGCCCCAAGCCGCGTAAAGCTAGGCGGGAATACTACAGCGGAGCGGGCAAGTCCCGGCGGCAAAAGATTACCGCCGCCGCCACAAAACAGATTCCCCCGAGAGCCATTAACGAGCCGTTGTACACCAGCTGGTCCCGAAAGTTCGCGGCATATTTGATCAGATGCTGCGGTTCATAGGCCATCAGCGGGGTGAGATAGCCGATCCATTTGGTTCCGTCACCCCCCATTTTGTAAATGATTTTTAGCAGCAGCCATGTCGCATAAAACCCTCCCATGATGCCCACCGTCCGCCAGCGATATCGATCCAGCGAAGACACCAGCGTGGAAACCCCCGCAAACATGACTCCCAGGCTGATGACATTCAGCACTCCCGGCCAAAACTGCCAACTGCCTGTTTCGGCAAATTGATCCCCCACCAGATTAATTCCCGCGGCAATTCCCACCCACGTTGACAAGGCCAAAGCCAGGATGCCGATGAGGGCCATTCCCGCCTTGGACAAAAAGAGGCTCAGCCGCGTGACTGGTTGGGCCAGCAGCATTTCCATGGTGCCGCGGTCCAGTTCTCCCGCAACCACGTCCGACCCGCGGCTAATCCCCCAGACGGTCATGACCAGGATCACCACCGGATCGACGAACGCCAGGGCGATTTTTCCCTGGGGCGTGGCCACATCCTCAAAAGAGACGCCCGAGAGGGATTCAAACTTGGCAAACGCGCCAAACAGCAACTGGCTGAATCCATCCAAGTTGATCTTGTTCATGATCCAGGTGTAGATACAGCCAAAGACCAACAGTAGAATCACAAGCGCTGCCAGCAGCAGCCGTTGCTCTCGCCAGGCCAATTGCCATAGCACAGGATGATACCATGCGCCGGAAACGGCTGGCGATTTGGCTGTTTGGGGAGCTTGATAAAAGTTATCAGCCAGCGGCGCGGCCACGGACCCCATGTTGTGCGCGGGGCCGGGCTGTTCGTCGGAGTTGGCGGTTGGCAACGGTTTGCCCGGGCCGGGGGATATCGCTGGTGTCATGCCGATCATGGACTTTCTGTGTAACGTAAAAATGCCGGTGGATTCTTAGCCCGCGGTATTTGCGTGAAAACGCTCATACACAGCCTGCAGGCGCATCGGCTCAATCCGCATGGACTTGACCGGCACCGCGGCCAGCCAACCCAATAGCGGGGCCAAATCACCCGGAACATCCAGTTGAAACGCTCCGTCCGACAGTTGCGAGACGTTGATTTTGCCCCGTTCTTCCAGGGGCAAGCGGGGCAAATTACCGGCTGTTGTCAGGGTAATGCGATGTTGGTCGCGTAACTGTGCCAGCGATTCCTCATACACTAATTCCCCTTTGCGAAGCACGGCGACCCGGTCGCACGCCTCTTCCACCTCGCTAAGCACATGCGACGAAAAAACCACGGTTTTTCCGCGGGCCCGGGCTTCTTTGACCAGTTGTAAAACGACTCCCCGCGCGGTGGGGTCGAGATTTGCCGTGGGCTCGTCCAAAATAATCAGTTCGGTATTAAACGCAAATACCGCGGCTAGCGCGGTTTTTTGCCGCATCCCCGTCGACATAAAGGCTACCCGCCGATTGATATCCAGGTCCAATCTGCGGGCAATCGCTAACGCCAGATTCAGATCTCCCCCCGTCCGCAACCGGCAAAAAAAATCCAAAACCTCCCGGCCCAGCAGTTGGCGACTGAGGCGGGTTTCTCCTGGAAGATACGCGGTCAATTGGCGAACGCGGACGCTTTCGGTCGTGCAATTCCACCCGCCGATCGACGCATAACCGCTGGTGGGTTGTAAATAACCCATCAGTAATCGCAAAAGCGTGGTTTTGCCCGCGCCATTCGGTCCTAATAACCCAAAAACCTCTCCCGGCGGAATCGCTAATTGGCATGCCGCCAACGCCGTCACATCGCGATAGCGCTTGGTCAGATCGGTGGTTTCGACAATCGCGGGCATAGATGTATCATAGGTAAAATGGGCCTCCAGGCAAAGGTTGGCATTTTTAACCTTGCTAGCGGCCGGTTCGTTCACCCCGTTACCAGGGACTGAAAAAGCGGGTAAAACTTAACCGTGTGAAATATTTGCAACCTTTTTCCCCGATTTTTACGGGTACTTGCCAGCTATGGCCGCCAATTTAACCCCCCAATATCTCAAGGCCGAGGAACAATACCGCCGGGCCAGCGACCCTCAAGAGGAACTGCAGTGGTTGGAGGTGATGTTTCGGGAACTTCCCAAACATAAAGCCTCGGAAAAAATGCAGATGGATTTAAAGACCAAAATGAGCCAGCTACGCAAAGAGCTGGGTGCGGCCAAAAAAATCCCTAAAAAAGTTCCCGGAAACGTCATACCCCGCCAAGGAGCGGGAACCGTGGTGCTGTTTGGCGGGCCAAATAGCGGTAAAAGCTCGTTATTGGCGGCGCTGACCCGTGCCCAGCCCGAGATTGCCCCTTATCCCTTTACCACGCGCCAGCCGCAACCGGGCATGATGACCTGGGAAGATGTCACGGTCCAGTTGATCGATACGCCCCCAATCACCGCCGATGTGCTGGATTCGGGATTTGTCAATCTATTACGCGGGGCGGATTTGGCCGCGCTGGTCGTGGATTTGGGTAATGACGACGGCATCGAGGAATGCCAGGCGGTGGTACAGCGATTTGTGGATGGCAAAACGCGATTGGGTCGAAAAACGTGCCTCGACGAAGAAGATGTGGGGATCGCCTATACCCAAACGGTGGTGGTGGCCAACAAAATCGACGCCGCCGGGGCCGCGGACCGATTGGAATTATTGCACGAACTGTGTCCCCTGGACTTGGTGGAATATCAAGTCTCGGCCACGGAACGGACCGGGCTAGAGGAATTACGCCACGCGTTTTATCACGCCCTGGACGTAATCCGCGTCTATAGCAAATCACCCACCAAAAAAGAGGCGGATTTTGACCGACCTTATACCGTCAAAAAAGGTTCCACCCTGGCCGATGTGGCGGAATTGGTGCATAAAGACTTGGCCGAAAATCTGAGCCATGCGCGCATTTGGGGGGCCAATATCAATCCCGCCAGCACCATCAAGGCCGATTATGTGCTGGCGGATAAAGATATCGTGGAGTTGCACGCCAAGTAACGCCCGTGGTCGGGAGTCGCGTGCCACTGCTGGTTGATCCAGCAGTGCAAGCAGGCGTTTTGATCTTTGGTCGTGTGGCAGTGCTGGCTAGTCCAGTAGTGATATGAGGTGTTTGATTCTTTGCGGGTCAAAGA
This genomic window contains:
- a CDS encoding RidA family protein, giving the protein MSILEKLAAMGLSLPPATPAKGVYQSVVQVGNLLYTSGHLPVQGDGTLVTGRLGADLTVEQGVAAAKLTGLALLTSLQVHLGDLNRVRRIVKTLGLVNCTPEFTQHPAVINGCSELLRDLWGPDGGVGARSAFGVAALPLNCAVEIELIVEAAD
- a CDS encoding citrate synthase produces the protein MTVATEVKPRTVAQLSLGGKVIELPTLVGTEDEPAVDISKLRAQTGYVTLDEGYVNTGATTSAITYLDGESGVLRYRGYPIEVLAEKCDFVEVSYLLIYGELPTSEQLTKFKKALQRHTMLHEDMRSFYNGFPRDAHPMAILGSVVGALATFYQDSLDPHIPEQVEVSVHRLMAKLPTIAAYSYKKSIGQPFIYPQNDKSYCENFLQMMFAVPSEPYQVDPDFIEALNLLLIVHADHEQNCSTSTVRMVGSSDANLFASISAGICALWGPLHGGANQACVEMLEMIRADHGNVKKYVDLAKKKETGFRLMGFGHRVYKNYDPRATIIKRMCDRLLKKLHIHDPIFDIAQELEGVALSDPYFIERKLYPNVDFYSGVIYRAMGIPVQMFTVLFAMGRLPGWIAHWIEMQNSPSKKICRPRQIYIGPVQRDFVPLAERT
- a CDS encoding sirohydrochlorin chelatase, which produces MTITAASPPAPHQQGILLIGHGTRDPAGLAEFEQLARLVQQTRPDIPCAHCWLELAKPDIPAGIQLLVERGVRQILAAPLLLFAAGHAKADIPTALTAALREFPDVTARQIPPLGLHPSILALSATRLVDAVQIGSITTELSAKENSWRQSSQVGERFLLMIGRGAKDPAATATMREFAARRASESGVGRLLTCFLAVQRPQLWAGLEMAAQSLARVILVQPHLLFQGLLMTEIAASVAEYARNYPQKHWYLADHLGPAKELAAVIVELCDQVEF
- a CDS encoding sigma 54-interacting transcriptional regulator, whose protein sequence is MATDDILQTFVAGEFAYLTFANGAQSGSRHLLDPALENSVGRGMDCHVMLNDPLSSRVHALIKKVDGQWKVFDQQSRNGTYLNGQKIDTAALNPGQTLRIGNVELLFEIAPEPLTVLDSQEPEYQHTIVKDLPLAGLATENSALPSETVQMALAGLRDIHQAQQLLLLYQLSIKLLGCDQPDEVIRVSLDLLRDQTRASYVAFLWLDDEGRLKPKLMLPEGNPTQLKLSESLSELISKQGHAVWINKQQAPKSARHLAHFADALCVPLVSFRTVVGAIQAYMDRGRFQQHDFDFCISLSNIAAVALVRARQQSTLANDYRRIIAKNAGVDELIGNSPRIREMKERIARLSRASGCVLIRGESGAGKELVARAIHRVSPRADRPMLSVNCAAIPAELMESQLFGHKAGAFTGADRDHPGYFQQADSGTLFLDEVGELTLEGQAKLLRILEGHPFLPVGGNKQVTVDVRVIAATNRDLQTYVREKKFREDLFYRLSVFEVIIPPLRERGSDLELLLDHFLQHFKQQHGRPGLTLSQAARNKLLHYHWPGNVRQLRNVIDSAVVLAGGPFIEVDDLGLRDSGAEVELETLRLDYWEKKLISEAVKRSAGSVHEAAKLLGVSRATLYRKLDEYGIDRGKLPAEM
- a CDS encoding gluconolactonase, with amino-acid sequence MPRPLHFQILFAILCIFTCAPLTAEDQPAPEKKGETIALADGQLALVAPADWVRKKPKSNIIEHEFAQPAAEGETIDGRITIMGAGGEVQANIDRWINQFQQPDGSATKEKAKVEKKTIAEMEVHVVDISGTYMDSPAGPFAGGKTVPREDYRMLGAIIIAPKLGNYFIKFYGPAKTVAAGEPGFAKMLETLKVVGN
- a CDS encoding DUF4339 domain-containing protein — its product is MGIRFRCPQGHKIHVKSWMAGKRGLCPTCQEKIEIPAQSTAEFLAADSDPALVAQNPAATTPAQPQVSLAPHPSQEIPQTAVPAMPAIVHDPLAENPQAQWYVRHATGQQFGPALGTLLVKWLQEGRIPPDALLWREGWNEWQAAPRVFPQLATRFPPAAISQPAAPAPYAVGTPAAPVITGQPQAHPLDFDAGGRTGGGSPVVYRRRDNSQTVLIVSLLLLLLIAILGGIFAYVISNPPTDENSLWRPKGSVAPRTDTRAI